A genomic stretch from Antarcticibacterium flavum includes:
- the dusB gene encoding tRNA dihydrouridine synthase DusB has protein sequence MAKIGNIDVGEFPLLLAPMEDVSDPPFRALCKEQGADVVFTEFISSEGLIRDAAKSVMKLDIYEKERPVGIQIFGANLESMLESVEIVEKSGPDMIDINFGCPVKKVVSKGAGAGILKDIDLMVSLTAAMVKHTNLPITIKTRLGWDHDSIKIVEVAERLQDVGAKAISIHGRTRAQMYKGEADWRPIAEVKNNPRMHIPVFGNGDVDTPEKAMEMRDSYGLDGAMIGRASIGYPWFFREVKHFFETGEHMAPPTLEERVNAARRHLQMSIDWKGEKLGVFETRRHYTNYFKGIPHFKEFRQKMVTSDDAVDVFAAFDEVEKEFAGYEFA, from the coding sequence GTGGCCAAAATAGGAAACATAGATGTAGGGGAATTTCCGTTGTTGCTAGCACCAATGGAAGATGTGAGTGATCCGCCGTTTCGTGCGTTATGCAAGGAGCAGGGGGCAGATGTTGTTTTCACAGAGTTCATTTCTTCTGAAGGGCTTATTCGTGACGCGGCAAAGAGCGTGATGAAACTGGATATTTACGAGAAGGAACGTCCTGTTGGGATACAGATCTTTGGCGCAAACCTGGAATCTATGCTGGAAAGCGTGGAGATCGTCGAGAAGTCGGGGCCTGATATGATCGACATTAATTTTGGCTGTCCGGTAAAAAAGGTGGTATCCAAAGGTGCCGGAGCGGGAATCCTGAAGGATATTGACCTTATGGTCTCTCTTACAGCCGCGATGGTTAAACACACAAATCTACCTATTACTATTAAGACCCGACTTGGGTGGGACCATGATTCCATTAAGATAGTAGAGGTGGCAGAGAGGCTTCAGGATGTGGGGGCAAAGGCAATTTCCATTCACGGCCGTACCCGTGCCCAGATGTACAAAGGAGAGGCAGACTGGAGGCCTATTGCAGAGGTAAAGAACAATCCGCGTATGCATATTCCTGTCTTCGGAAACGGGGATGTGGATACCCCGGAGAAAGCTATGGAAATGCGTGACAGTTATGGCCTGGACGGCGCAATGATAGGCCGGGCAAGTATTGGCTACCCGTGGTTCTTCAGGGAAGTGAAACACTTCTTTGAGACAGGGGAACATATGGCTCCTCCAACTTTAGAAGAAAGGGTGAATGCTGCCAGAAGGCATCTTCAAATGTCCATAGACTGGAAAGGGGAGAAGCTTGGGGTGTTCGAAACCAGAAGACATTATACCAATTACTTTAAAGGCATTCCGCACTTTAAGGAGTTCCGACAAAAAATGGTGACCAGCGATGACGCGGTAGATGTTTTTGCTGCCTTTGATGAGGTGGAAAAGGAGTTTGCCGGTTACGAATTCGCTTAG
- a CDS encoding ABC transporter permease: MNFSLYIARRYLFTKSSNNAINIITIIAAIGVFAGAFSLFIVLSGFSGLKEFSLSFTNEFDPDLKVFPVTGKTFSFDEEKKEQLKNLQGIASFSEVIEERIFLEYKSKTHTAFIKGVDPGYREVNNVENSIIFGSWLTQNEYQVVAGTGITRLLSLSVNDYQNLLSIMVPRPGRGQITDPTNAFNRERVVVTGVYSVNEDLDSKYVFATTGFTRSLLNLAEDEVTNIEIKLSPGAKPAEVSEALTKLFDNRVQVRNRAQLNETLYKMLNTENLAVYLIFTLVVIIALFNVVGSIIMVILDKRENIKTLHSLGASPAEIRNIFFMQGALMTVVGGIIGILGALLVVYLQLKFNLVMITPSLAYPVQIRLENLLIVFLTIGSLGILASWIAATRSKKALEA; encoded by the coding sequence GTGAATTTTTCCCTCTACATTGCCAGGCGATACCTTTTTACAAAAAGCAGCAATAATGCTATCAACATTATTACGATCATTGCCGCCATTGGAGTGTTTGCAGGGGCATTTTCTCTTTTCATCGTCCTTTCAGGATTTTCAGGACTTAAGGAATTCAGCTTAAGTTTTACCAATGAATTTGACCCCGATCTAAAGGTGTTTCCTGTAACGGGAAAAACCTTCAGCTTTGATGAAGAAAAGAAAGAGCAACTTAAAAACCTGCAAGGGATAGCGTCTTTTTCAGAAGTCATTGAAGAACGCATTTTCCTGGAATATAAATCCAAAACCCATACAGCCTTTATTAAAGGGGTTGACCCTGGTTACAGGGAGGTGAATAATGTAGAGAATTCCATTATTTTTGGCAGCTGGCTTACGCAAAATGAATACCAGGTAGTTGCCGGCACCGGGATCACCCGTCTTCTTTCGCTTAGTGTGAATGATTACCAGAATCTTCTAAGTATTATGGTGCCCCGCCCGGGAAGGGGACAAATCACAGATCCTACCAATGCTTTTAACCGGGAGCGGGTCGTGGTAACCGGCGTTTATAGTGTGAATGAGGACCTGGATAGTAAATATGTCTTTGCCACTACAGGCTTTACCAGGTCTCTGCTAAATCTGGCAGAGGATGAGGTAACAAATATCGAAATAAAACTTTCCCCGGGGGCTAAACCAGCTGAAGTAAGCGAGGCCTTAACAAAGTTATTTGACAACCGGGTACAGGTACGTAACCGTGCACAGCTCAACGAAACTCTCTATAAAATGCTTAATACCGAAAACCTGGCGGTATATCTTATTTTCACCCTGGTGGTGATCATTGCACTTTTTAATGTTGTGGGTTCTATAATTATGGTGATTCTGGATAAAAGGGAAAATATTAAAACCCTTCACAGCCTGGGTGCTTCCCCGGCTGAAATCAGGAACATTTTCTTTATGCAGGGTGCGCTTATGACCGTCGTGGGTGGGATCATAGGAATTCTGGGTGCCCTGTTGGTGGTATACCTGCAGCTAAAATTTAACCTGGTGATGATCACTCCAAGCCTGGCTTACCCGGTGCAAATAAGATTGGAAAACCTCCTCATAGTATTTCTCACCATTGGCAGCCTTGGGATCCTGGCGTCCTGGATAGCAGCTACCAGAAGCAAAAAAGCTTTGGAAGCCTAA
- the rbfA gene encoding 30S ribosome-binding factor RbfA, translating into MEETNRQKKIGGVLQRDLAEILQNHLRDAGKTGILISVSKVKVTTDLSIAKAYLSIFPSSHAQDILKELNLIKNKIKHELAQRTKNQLRRMPDLDFFVDDSLDHIEKIEKSIKGEDNPINNPDLLDRRKKS; encoded by the coding sequence ATGGAAGAAACAAACAGACAGAAAAAGATAGGCGGGGTTTTGCAGAGAGACCTGGCAGAGATCCTTCAGAATCATTTGAGGGACGCGGGGAAGACGGGAATTTTGATCTCGGTTTCTAAAGTAAAGGTCACTACAGACCTTTCTATTGCGAAGGCATACTTAAGTATATTCCCTTCGAGTCACGCACAGGATATCCTTAAGGAACTTAACCTTATCAAGAATAAGATCAAGCACGAGCTGGCGCAGCGTACCAAGAACCAGCTAAGAAGAATGCCAGACCTGGACTTTTTCGTGGATGATTCCCTTGATCATATCGAGAAGATCGAAAAGTCTATTAAAGGAGAGGATAATCCAATTAATAACCCCGATTTGCTGGATCGCAGGAAAAAGTCATAA
- the mce gene encoding methylmalonyl-CoA epimerase, translating to MRNIEHIGIAVKNLEEANKTYKAILGSEHYKTEEVETEGVSTSFFKIGESKIELLAATKEDSPIAKFIEKRGEGIHHIAFNVEDIKAEIERLKAEGFTLLNETPKPGADNKIVAFMHPKNGHGVLVELCQDKGPTTKEVYEDGMR from the coding sequence ATGAGAAACATAGAACATATTGGAATTGCAGTAAAAAACCTCGAAGAAGCCAACAAGACCTACAAAGCCATATTGGGCAGTGAGCATTATAAAACCGAAGAAGTAGAAACTGAGGGCGTGAGCACTTCGTTTTTTAAGATAGGGGAAAGTAAGATAGAGCTGCTGGCTGCAACGAAAGAAGACAGTCCAATCGCGAAATTCATTGAAAAGCGAGGAGAGGGAATCCACCATATCGCTTTCAATGTGGAAGATATAAAAGCTGAAATTGAGAGGTTAAAAGCTGAAGGGTTCACCCTCCTCAACGAAACTCCAAAGCCAGGGGCAGATAATAAGATCGTTGCCTTTATGCACCCCAAGAACGGCCATGGCGTATTGGTAGAGCTCTGCCAGGACAAAGGACCAACCACAAAAGAAGTGTATGAGGATGGGATGAGGTAA